From Bradyrhizobium manausense:
ATCCCGACGGCAGCCGGCAGTATTCGGCTCGGCGCTTTTACTCGGTGTTCGACGTCCTCGCCCGGCGCGTGGACTGGATCGGGGCGATGGTGCCCCAGCGCGCCAAGAAGCACCTGATGATGGACGCATGGGAGACCGGGGAGCCATTCGATGCGGAATGGGTCATGGGGACCGGCTTCGTCGTCAGGCGTTCCGCGTTCGAGCAAATTCGTGGAATGGACGAGAGCTATTTCCTCTATATGGAGGATGTTGACCTCTGTGCCCGCCTCTGGCGCGCGGGACACAAGATCAAGGGCATGCCGGGAGCCAAGCTGGTGCATGACCATCAGCGATCAAGCGCTGCCGGTCCTCTCACGTTTGCCGGCCGGACCCATATTCACAGCCTCCTTCTGTTCAGGTCCCGATTCTCGGTTCCGCTCATCCGGCCGCCCGGCGTCGGCAAAATCACCAAGCGAAGGGCCGGGCATTAAGTGTTCGGCATCTTCACGCCGCGAATTGACCGAGGGAGCGATCCTTCATGACGACCGAACTTCCGAAGGCTCCGGCGCCGCGACAGGGTCAGCTGTTGCAGTTGAACTGGATCCGGGCCATCGCAGCGCTGCTCGTCGTGGCCTACCACTGCGAAGTGACCATGGTGCTGCCGAAATATTTCGGCGCCAGCACGTTTCCATTGTTCAAGGCCGGTCATTCCGGCGTTCAACTGTTCTTTGTTCTGAGCGGCTTCGTCATTTACCTGGCCCATCGTCGGGATTCCGAAGCTGACGGGAGCGTGGTCGCTCGATTCGCGGCGAAGCGATTTCGTCGCATCTATCCGTCGCTTTGGATCGTGCTCGTTCCCCTGATCATCCTGTCATTTCTCGGCTTCGCAACAAGGGTGCCGAACGGCGCCGACGTCGTCTTGTCGCTCCTGATTTTGCCGGTGAAGGAAGAGGTGATCCTGGCAACGGAATGGACGCTTCGCCACGAAATTCTCTTCTACGCCCTGTTCGCCTGCTTTCTCTGGAATCGGAGAATCGGGTTCTGGCTCCTGGTGACCTGGGGCGTCATCGGCCTCCCCCTGGCGTTGCTCGACGACAAGGGCTGGCTGATCGACTTCATTTTCAACAACAATCACCTGCTGTTTCTATGTGGCGTCGGCATCGCGTGGCTCTACATACGCGGATATTCTGCCGGCGGCCCCTACTTTCTCTTCGCGGGCCTGATCGTCTTCGCCACCACATTCTACTTCGCCATGTCGAAGCAGATTCCTCCGAACGGCGAGCTGCTGCTGTTTGGACTGGGCGCAGCGGGAATTATCCACGGCGCATGTTCCATGCCGTTCCTCAACCGGAAGATCGCTCCGCTGGAGGAGGCAGGCGCTGCGTCATACGCGCTCTATCTCATTCACTATCCGCTGATCTCGTTGCTTGCGAAGATCGCGGTCAAGCTGAGCGCAACGATCGCGGCGCCGCGCGCCCTGTATTTCGTGGCCATCATCGCGATCTGCCAGATGGCAGCGATCGTCTTCCATCGCCTGATCGAAGCCCCTGTGATGAAGGCTCCCTGGATGCAGAGGCTTTTGCTCTCTGGCGGGACCACAACGCTCGCCTCAGGCATTCAAGGAACGGGCCGCAACGTGCCAGCGTCCCCGTCGGACTAGATGGAGTTGACCATCGCCAGCGCCGAAGAGGTCCACGTATAGTGCGATCTCCGCGTCGACTGACGCGCAATCTCGGCGTCAGTCAGCGCTCCCTTTTCGATCCGCTCTCGCATCAGACGAGCGAGGTGTCCGGGATCCGTCGGGCTGCAATATTCGGCGGCGTCTCCGCACACTTCGCGCAGGACCGCGATGTCCGATACAATCACCGGACACCCGAACACCATGGCTTCCAGCGGAGGAACGCCAAACCCCTCGTACAGGCTTGGAAAGACCAGCGCGGTCGCATGACCATACAGGGCGGCCATGGACGCGTCCGAGATATGCCCGGCACGGATGACCCGATCATCGATCGTTGCATCGTTGCGGCCGAATACGCGCTCATTGGAGCCGCCCACGATCACCAAGGGGTAATCCCCGGGGAGAGATTTGATCGCGCGGGTTACAAGGTCGATATTCTTGTTAGGCTTGTTGGAGCCGATCGCCAGAAAATATCGCCCCGCCACCAGGCCGAGCCTCTGCAATATCGTGTCGTCAGCCGGAAGCCCCGCAAGGTGCTCGGCGCTGTTTGAACAGACGGCGATATCGTCGACCGGAAGCTTCAGGACATCGGCGAGCTCTCGCCGGGAGAAGTGTGACACCGTTATGATGCGTGCGGTTCTGGCGTAGAGCCATCCGAGACAACGGTGAAACTGTCCATAGCTGCGACTGAAGAACTCGGGATGGCGAAAGACCTGCGCGTCGTGAAGCACGATATGATGCCGGCGATGGAGCACTGGCCCTGAATTGGCGAGACTGATGAGCGTACCGCTCCGCGCCGCCATGGCGAGATCGATCTGGTCCCAGGCGTGCCCCGTCCGCGTTCCGATCTTCGCGATGCGGATGTGCTTCAGCGACAGACGATCATCCGCATTCGAAGGCGCAAGCAGGGTCCAGTTCGCGCCACTGAGACGATCAGGCAGCTGCCGCTGATCGATCAGCTGATCGATCGCCTTGACTACCTCCGCGGCAAATCGCTGAACGCCGCTTACGGGCTGCGAAAGAAAGCGACCGTTTATGAAAACATCAAGCATGCGTCTTGCGGCTTCGTAAGGCCTACGGCAGCTTCGAACGGCTCAGAACCATGAGAGACCATCCGCCGACAAGCCGGACCGTCGCATCGGGCGCAGCGAGAAACGCCAGGCGCCGCGGCCATGCGGCGAGCCGCTTCTTCCAGGTCTTGTATGACTGATCGATCGCCCAGGCCGTGTAGAAGAAGTCGATCGTCTCCAGACCCGATTCAGCAATCAGGGACAGCGCGCTGTCACGCGAGAAATAGTGAATGTGCCCCAGCGTGCGACGGGCCGTGGGCAGCACCCAGCCGCGGCCGACAGCAAGGGCGCTCATGTCGAGCGGGACGTGAATGACCTGCCAACGGGACATCTTTCCCATCGCACGGAGGAATTCGAAGGGATTCTCGACGTGTTCGATCACGTCGATCGCCATCGTCAGATCGAATTGCTTCCCGCTCTGAAAAGCGTCCTCCATGCTGAAGCCCAGATTGTCCGACGCGCGCTTGAGCGACAGTTCGTGAGCATAGGGCGAGACTTCAAAGCCCTCGAAGCTCGATTGCGGATATTGCCTCGACAGGATCTCGAGGATGGCACCCGTCCCGCAGCCGATGTCGGCAAGCGTCCGCCACGGAAGGCTGTTGCGATCGAGAATCGTGCGGATATGAGCGGCCTTCCACGGCGCATCTTCCTCGTGCCAGTTCGGATTGTCGACGGCGTAATCGTCCTGCCTGTACCGGCTTGTTGCGTCGGGCGCCGGCTGTTCCATCAAGGAAGAGTTCATGCCGGTTGCCTCCTCACGCTCTCGTAGAAGGCAACGACCTGCCGCCCCAAAGTGTCCTGATTGAACTCTTGCATTGCCGCGCCGGCGCTGTCCTTGTACGCCTCGAGACGCTCCGGATGATCGAGGATGGCTTCGATCGCCGCACCCCAGGCTCTTACATCGCCGGCCTCCACAAGGATACCATTTTTCTCGTGCATCACGAGCTCCGGTATTCCGCCGGCATTGCTTCCCATGACGGGAAGACCCTGCCCGAGCGCTTCGATGATCACACCGGGAGAGTTCTCGAACCATATCGATGGCACGAGAAGGAGATCGCTTTGGGCCATGCGGTTGGCAACCTCCTGGACCGAGACGTGCCCGGCGAATTCGATCCAGCGATGATGGCCAAAGCGCTGCTTGAGGTCGTCTTCGCTGGGGCCGGTGCCCACCAGCGTCAGCGTAAACTCATGACGGGCCGACAACGGCTCGAGAGCCTGGAGCAGAACGTACAGCCCTTTCGATTCATGCAGACGTCCGACATACATGAAGCGAATGATCCTCGATGCACTCTTCCCGATCGTCGGGCTCGGCGATTTGTTGGGATTCAGGATATGCGCCTGAGGCCAGGCCTGGATCGGCTGAAACGCCGCCAGCCGGCGGAGAATCGCCAGCGAAGGCGAAACGAATCCCAGCCGCGGGACCGAGCGGAGGAAAGCCAGCTTTGCTCTCGACGAAAATGCGCAGGGTGCGCATAAGCGCTCGCACTCCCGGCCGGACTTGAACATCGCCATCCTCACACAGGCGAGGCTGAGGTCGTGAAGCGTCAACACCACGGGAATGTTCCGGCCACCGATGACGCGAAGGGTATTCCAGCCGATCCCCTGCAGGACGTGAATGTTGACGATGTCGGGGACAAATTCGTCGAGGACCTGTCGCATGATCCGGTCGTTGCGAGGATCAAAATGGTCTTGAAGATGCCAGATTGATTTCTGTAAACCGGCCTTTTGAGCGGCTTCAAACACCTGATACGGCCGAGGCATGTGAATGCGCCAGACTTTGAGACCGTCAACGATCGCTCCCCTCGCCTCGTCCGCCGGAGCCGGTGATGTGGTCAGGACGGCGACCTCATGACCGTTCGCATGGAGCCATGCCGCCAGATTGCGTGCGGAAAGTTCAGCTCCGCCTTGGACAAAGGGCGGAAAGAAAGCTGAAACGATGAGAATTCGCATCTACGTTCGGTACCTGACACAATAGAGATGAAGATGGTCAAAGCGGCAAAAAGAGGGTTGGCACTTGCGATCATCGCAGCAGGCCTGCTCTTCAGCAAAATCTATGCTGCCAATGAGGCGACATCCTTCTCGATTGGCAAGCAGCCGCTGGCCGAACGTACCGATCGGCCGATCATCGGCGTCGGTGTGCACTTCGGGATAGGCGGAGAGTATGGCTATTCCCCGCAAAAGTCTGCGCAGATATTGCGCTCCGACGCCTTCGATTCAGTCAGGGACGATCTGGCCTGGAGCCTGTTTCACGCTGGCCCGGCGGTCGGCGACACGACAACTCAAGTCGCGCGCGAACCCTTCAAATTATTCGATTTCCTGGATCAGACCCAGGCAAGGCCGCTGCTGATTCTTGGTCACCCCAATCCTCTCGTTCCCGACGGCGCACCTCCTCTGACCGATGTCGGCCGGAAGAGCTTCGCCGATTTTGCAGCAAAGGCCGTCCTGACGACCGCCAAGCGAACTCCAATCTACGAGATCTGGAACGAATGGAACATGAACGCCGTGCAGGGACGCCCGTTCCTGGTCGGCGAAGGTGATCCGAGCGATCCACGCGCGGCGAGCCATTATTCTGCCCTCGCGAAGGAGGCGCTCGCGCGGATACGCAGTGTGGCTCCCAAAGCGCAGGTCCTGGTCGGCGCTGTCGGGATGGATCCCGATTGGAAATGGACGATGGCGCTGGTGCGCTCCGGCGCGCTGGAAGGCGCCAGCGGCTTGTCCGTTCACCTCTACAATCATTGCGAGCGGGATGTGTCCAACCGGACCGCAGAGGCTGCGATCCGGCAGGTCAGCACTCTGCGCCAATTGCTCGATTCGGCCGGATCGAACATCCCAATCTACGTGACCGAGGTTGGCTGGCCTACGGCTTCGAAAATGTGTCCGATCTCGACGCAAGCGGCGGCAAACAATATCGCGCAGTTCCTGCTCTGGACGGCAGCCACACCTTGGTTGAAAGGGGCCTGGCTCTACGAAATGAAGGATCAGGGCCGCGATCCTGGCGCCCTGGAGGATAACTTTGGCCTGTACGACTTTGCTTTTGCGCCGAAGCCGGCTGCGTGTTTAGCCCGCGAGGCGATCAACATCATCAAGAGCGCAAGCGCCATGAGACTTGAGCGCCCCCTCCCCGAACTGTCCGTGATCGAGGCAACGACCTCCGCAGGAAAGCGGTTGATTGCCTGGACTTCGCAAGAGAAGGTCTCCGCGACCCTCGAATTCCCGGACGGCACGGAACCGGAATATGCCCCATTGTGCCAACAGAAGTCCGCATCGAAGACGATACGGATCGGACCCACGCCCGTCGTGATTACATTGCCGACGACCGCTCCGATCGATTTGAAGGCGAAGGTCGTTCGCTAATGTGCTGCTTCCACTATGGGCCGCGATCGAGGCCCAGTCGCGGGGCGTAGCGGAACGTCGACTCAAGGGATCGGATCGAGGCGTAGCGAACCCCGCAGGGTCGAACGCGGCCGTCAGTATGCTTCCTGATGGACCAGCGCCAAGGCCGTCTTGAAGATGATCTTGATGTCGAGCCAGATGCTCCAGTTACTGACGTACCAGACATCGTACTCGACCCGCTTCTCCATCAAATCGATGGTCGGCGTTTCGCCGCGAAAACCGTTGACCTGGGCCCAGCCCGTCAGACCCGGCTTCATGTGGTGACGGTAGACATAGTTGCTGATCATCGGATCGTAATAATTATCGTGCGCCAACGCGTGCGGCCGCGGCCCGACCAGGGACATCTCGCCGCGCAGGACGTTCCAGAGCTGCGGCAGTTCGTCGATGCTGGTCCGGCGCAGCACGCGCCCGACGCGCGTGACGCGGACGTCGCTCTTCGTGGCCTGCGTGACGGTGTGGCCATTCTCCGCCACCGTCATTGAGCGAAACTTCCAGATCTCGAACGGCTTGCCGTTGAAGCCGCGCCGAGACTGCTTGAAGATGACGTTCCCCAACGAGTCCAGCTTGATCATGGCCGCGGCCGTCACCAGCAGCGGCGCCAGCAGCAAGAGCGCGAACGAGGCAAGACCGATATCGAGGCAACGCTTCTGCGCCCGCTCGAAGACGGTGAGCGGCGCACGCTGAATCTCGATCGCGACGGTACCACTGACAGGCTGGAACGGGCGCGAGACCAAATCGGCGATCGGAAAGTCCGGCAAGAGACGGATCGGCTGCGGAACCACGCGCAGGTGCTGGCTCAGCTTCTGGAGCAGAGGCATCTCATCCCAGTCGATGACCAACAGATACTCTTCCGCATCTGCGGTCCGCGCCTGCCGCACCACGTCGCGAATCTCACGGTCCCATCCCGCACCGTCCTCAGACGGCTCAAGCACGAAATGGCGCACGACGTTGAAGCCGTGCTTGCGGAGATCCTTGAAGCGGCTCGACGTGAAGTCGAGCGACTTCAGGCTGAGGAGCACGACCTTCCTGTCGACCAGGCGGCCCTTCGCATAGCTCGAGTTCAAGGCGATGCGCCACAGCACGCGGAGACCTCCGAGGGCAACTCCGCCAGTCGCAGCAAACAGCAGCGTGGTGCCACGCGACAGGTCCGCGGACGATTTGAGCAGGAACGCTTCAACCGCGAGAATGGTCAGCGAGACAATCCAGATCGCCAGCGTCTTGCGGAGCTGCCAGAGCGTATTCAGCAGGCGGTGATGATCATAGATGCCCTGAAAATACGAGATCATCACGAACACCGCAGCGACGACGAGACCAGCGCCGACGGACGAATCCTGTTCGGCCACCAGCAGGCGATACAAGCCGTTCGCCGCAAAGTAGCTGAGCAGAAGTGCGAGGAAGTCGCTCCCGATCAGAGCGATCTGGAGGGGTCTCTGGAGAGCGCCCCGGCGGTTCGATACAACCGGATAATAGTTTTCCGAACCATAAGTCGCTACAGCCATCCGACCCTCGCTGCCTCGTCACGCACTCGCAATCCAGAATTGCAAGGAGATAGATTCAATCTTCGATATGTCTCGGGCAATGTCTTAACCAAACAAAGCAACATTGCGGCACTGCAGTGAAATAATCAAACCGATTTTCTGCAATACGACACACGCATACGAACGTGCTCAAAGCGCCGTCACAAGCGTGACATCTAACTGAGCATCGCGCCGCACTTTGCGCCAGATCGCGCAAATTTTACAAATCATTTCGCGTGTATTTGAACGGTTGTTCAACTCTGTTGCTTAAGGCGTCCTTAGGTCAGCACGCTTACCACTCGCGGCAGTTTCGGGGGAGTTGTGCCGTGAGTACCGTCGCCGTTTTTAGCCTGCTGATCGGATCGTTGCTTGGGGGCCGATTCCGGATTTTCATTCTGCCTCCCGCCATCGTTCTCGGTGCAGCGATGATCGGCGCGGTCTGGGCCTGGCAGGGCCAGGGACCGGCTCACATGGTCGTTACGATCCTGGTCTTTGCGACGATGCTCCAGCTTGGCTATCTCTGCGGCGCGATGCTGATCCGCGCCCGCGCGGCGTCGTATCGCACCAAGGCCGCCCCGTCGTTCGACAGCCGCAGCTTCGGCTGACCCTGAGCGCGCACACCAAATCGACGCCTCATCAAGCCGCGCGGGTGACATGACGGCCGCGCGAAGGGACGTTCACACGGCATGGACAAAAAAAGCCATTCATGCTGACCCGAATTGCGCGATAGCATATTGACATCTCGGGCCAAGCTCTCTCCAAGAGTTGGACCCCATGGTCACAACCCCGCCTCAAACCCTGCCCCGGCCGAAGCTGCCGAACGGCGTGCGGATTTACGCCCTCAGCGACATCCACGGCTGCGCGCATCTGCTTGAACAGATGTTCGCGGTCATCGATGCGGATATGGCGAACAGCCGGCCCTATCGCGCGATCGAGGTCTTTCTGGGCGACTACATCGATCGCGGACCGGATTCGCGTCGTACCCTCGATCTCCTGATCGACCGCAGCCGCCGCCGCAACACGGTTTTTCTGAAGGGCAACCACGAGGCCTATTTCACCTCAGTCCTGGACGATCCCTCGCGCACGACCGACTGGTTTCAGTTCGGCGGGGTCCAGACCCTGATGTCCTATGGAATCTCGGCAGCGCCCGATCTCAGCAAGGACGAACAGTCCGATCTGCTGCGCGAGCTCACGTCCATAATGCCGCCGCAGCACATCGCGTTCCTGCGCCAGTTGCGGCCAACATTCACATGCGGCGACTTTTTCTTCGTGCATGCGGGCGTTCGTCCGGGAATCCCCCTGTCAGAGCAGCGCGAGCAGGACCTGTTGTGGATCAGGGACGAATTTCTCCAGAGCAAGAAGCGCTTCGGGAAATATGTGGTGCACGGCCACACGCCTGTGCGCCAGGCCGAGCTACTCGAGAACAGGGCCAATATCGACACCGGAGCATACGCGACAGGCAACCTCACCCTGCTGTCGATCCAGGGCAGCAGCATGCTCGCGATCTAGAACGGTTTCGAGCGGAGTGAATAACGGTTCACGTCAAGAACACGTATCGAAACAAGAGCCTGGCCGGCGCGGAGCGCTCAGTTGGTCTTGGTCGCAGGCGGCCGGTATTCCGGGAACCGGCTAAGCATCGCCGCCTTCAGAAATTTGAAATGGGCGATCGAAGCGCCGAGTTCCTTGAGCCTGCGCTGGCCGTTCAGGATCTCCTTGTCGAACAGATCCTGATGGTGATTGTCCAACGCCTCGCGTTCCAGATATTCGTCATTGCCGTTGCCGATGGTCACGGCGGCGCGCGCCAGCACGTCTTCCACCCGGCGGTTCAAACCGGATTGCTCACGCTCCGCCGCATGCAGGGCTTCGTCGATCGCGATCATGATGGCTTCAATACGCGTGTGATCGGTCTCGGCGTCGCGCTCCGGCGATCGCGCGCGAAACGTCTGCTCTCCGCCGAAGCGATCCTTCAGGAAATTGTGAGTGCGGGCCCGCAAGAAGAGCTGAAACATGCGTGCATTTCCGGTTCGAGGCGCCAAACCGGAAAATGGGCCCTGGATGGTTAACAAAGCCTAAAGGGGACGGAATGTTGTGTTCCGCCACGTCGCTGTGAACCGGCGTTCAGATCGTCGCCTTGATGGCATCCAGCTCGCGATCGAGCGCCTGCTGCCAGCTTGGCGGCGTGATACCGAACCGCTCGCGCAGGCGCGTGAGATCGAGACGGGAATTGGACGGCCGCTTCGCCTTGACGGGAAATTCGTCCGAACGAATAGGAACAATTTGCTTCACGGCGAATTTGGCGCCTCTCGCTTCCAGGCCGGAAACGATCGCGGTCGCAAAGCCGTGCCAGCTGGTCTCGCCCGTGCAGACCAGATTGACGACTCCACCGCGCTGCTCGAACGTCTTATGAAGATCGTCGCCGCTCTGCGGCAGCATTGCAACCATCGATTGTGCAATCGTACTTGCTGTCGTCGGCGCGCCGATCTGGTCGCCAACGATGCGCAACTGCTCGCGTTCTCCGGCAAGCCGCACGATGGTCTTGAGAAAATTTGCGCCCGAGGCGGCATACACCCATGACGTGCGTGCGATCACATGTAGGGCACCCGCCTCGACAATGGCCTGATCGCCCGCGAGCTTGCTTTGGCCATATACCGAAAGAGGAGCCGGCGTGCTGTCCTCACGCCAGGGACGATCGCCGGAGCCGTCGAAGACGTAATCCGTCGAAAAGTGCACCAGCGGCACGCCACGGGGCGCGGCCCATTGGGCAATCGCCCTGGGAGCTTCCGCATTGATGCGAAACGCCAGCTCTCGCTCATCTTCTGCGCGATCGACCGCGGTATAGGCGGCGGGATTGATGATCAGATCCGGCGCGATCGAATCCAGCTTGCCGGCAAGCTCTGCCGGCCGTGACAGATCGAACTGTTCCAGTTCCGGCGCAACGATATCGGCACGTCCCTGAAGCAGCGGAAGCAGAGCTCCGCCGACCTGCCCCGCGGTGCCCGTGAGAAGAATCTTCATGTCAAATCTCCCCGTAACGCGGAAGATTCTTCACATCCGCAAGCAAGGGTGCGTCGGCATCCTTGGCCGACAGCGAGGGATCAACGAGCCCCCAATCGATGCCGATCGCCGGATCGTTCCACCGAATGGAGATCTCATCCTTCTGGCTGTAGAGCGCATCGCATTTGTAGAAGAAGTCGGCTGTCTCCGAGAGAACGGCAAAACCATGAGCAAAGCCGCGAGGAAGCCACAATTGCCGGCGGTTGTCCTCGCTCAATTCGACAGCGACATGACGCCCAAAATTTGGGCTACCCACACGGACATCGACTGCAACATCAAGAACGCGACCACGGAGCGCCGTGACGAGCTTGCCCTGCGTGCCCGGATTTTGTAGGTGCAACCCGCGCAGCACTCCCTGACGCGAGCGTGACAGATTGTCCTGAATGAACGGCTGCGCAACCCCGCTCTGCGCGTAACGCTCGAATTGGTAGGTCTCCAAGAAAAAGCCGCGTTGATCACCAAAAAGCTTTGGCTCGATGATCAAAACCTCGGGCAGATCTGTCTCGATAACATTCATCCAGCGACTTCAGCTCCGCGCACACACATCAATCTTGTGCAGCGCACGCTATCTGATATTTTCGAAGTGGTAAACCAGAGGGACCTATGAAGGGAATTATACTCGCTGGCGGAACAGGCTCGCGCTTGTATCCCGTCACGACAGTCGTGTCGAAGCAGCTGTTACCGGTTTTTGACAAACCGATGATCTACTATCCGCTGTCGACACTGATGCTCGCTGGAATTCGCGACATTCTCATCATCTCGACGCCACAAGACAAACCGTTGTTCCAACGCTTGCTCGGCGACGGAGCAGAGATCGGTGTCAACTTCTCCTACGCCACCCAGGAAACGCCGCGTGGTCTCGCTGACGCATTCATCGTTGGGCGCGAATTCGTGGGATCGGATTCCGTCGCGCTGGTTCTCGGAGACAACATCTTCTACGGGCACGGACTTCCGGAAATGCTCGCCAAGGCCGCGGCACGCAAGAGCGGCGCCACGATCTTCGGCTATGTCGTCAACTCACCCGAACAATACGGCGTGATCGAGCTCGACAGCGACGGGCGCGCGCGCTCGATCGAAGAAAAGCCCAAGCAGCCGAAGTCGAATGTCGCCGTAACCGGCCTCTATTTCTACGACAACAGCGTGGTCGACATCGCAGCCGAGATCAAACCGTCGGGACGGGGTGAGATCGAGATTACCGACGTGAATAACGCCTACCTCGCCAGGGGCGATCTGTTCGTCGAAGTGCTCGGACGCGGGTTCGCCTGGCTCGACACCGGCACGCACGCCTCGCTGGTCGAGGCCAGTCACTTCGTTCAGATCCTGGAGCAGCGCCAGGGTTTGCGCATCGCCTGCCCCGAGGAAATCGCCTTGCGACGCGGCTATATCTCGCTTCAAGCCTTCGCGAAGGTCGCCGAGAAGACCGCCAAAAGCAGCTACGGCCAGTATCTGCAATCCGTGGCACGTTCCTTCGCCGCTCAAGATTGAGGCAGATCATCCATGCGTTTCGAAGGCTCCACGATTTTCGTC
This genomic window contains:
- a CDS encoding metallophosphoesterase family protein, with the translated sequence MVTTPPQTLPRPKLPNGVRIYALSDIHGCAHLLEQMFAVIDADMANSRPYRAIEVFLGDYIDRGPDSRRTLDLLIDRSRRRNTVFLKGNHEAYFTSVLDDPSRTTDWFQFGGVQTLMSYGISAAPDLSKDEQSDLLRELTSIMPPQHIAFLRQLRPTFTCGDFFFVHAGVRPGIPLSEQREQDLLWIRDEFLQSKKRFGKYVVHGHTPVRQAELLENRANIDTGAYATGNLTLLSIQGSSMLAI
- a CDS encoding glycosyltransferase family 2 protein; translated protein: MSCPSKLQAIIVNFRTPQLTVRCIESMLEHRVVDRDGVLVVDNFSGDDSVAEIRKALPDIQLIAADRNGGFGAGVNLGVAKATADYLLILNPDTYFEFNSVAAVVDYMERRPETALVGLDLVNPDGSRQYSARRFYSVFDVLARRVDWIGAMVPQRAKKHLMMDAWETGEPFDAEWVMGTGFVVRRSAFEQIRGMDESYFLYMEDVDLCARLWRAGHKIKGMPGAKLVHDHQRSSAAGPLTFAGRTHIHSLLLFRSRFSVPLIRPPGVGKITKRRAGH
- the rfbC gene encoding dTDP-4-dehydrorhamnose 3,5-epimerase, whose protein sequence is MNVIETDLPEVLIIEPKLFGDQRGFFLETYQFERYAQSGVAQPFIQDNLSRSRQGVLRGLHLQNPGTQGKLVTALRGRVLDVAVDVRVGSPNFGRHVAVELSEDNRRQLWLPRGFAHGFAVLSETADFFYKCDALYSQKDEISIRWNDPAIGIDWGLVDPSLSAKDADAPLLADVKNLPRYGEI
- the rfbD gene encoding dTDP-4-dehydrorhamnose reductase, with amino-acid sequence MKILLTGTAGQVGGALLPLLQGRADIVAPELEQFDLSRPAELAGKLDSIAPDLIINPAAYTAVDRAEDERELAFRINAEAPRAIAQWAAPRGVPLVHFSTDYVFDGSGDRPWREDSTPAPLSVYGQSKLAGDQAIVEAGALHVIARTSWVYAASGANFLKTIVRLAGEREQLRIVGDQIGAPTTASTIAQSMVAMLPQSGDDLHKTFEQRGGVVNLVCTGETSWHGFATAIVSGLEARGAKFAVKQIVPIRSDEFPVKAKRPSNSRLDLTRLRERFGITPPSWQQALDRELDAIKATI
- a CDS encoding class I SAM-dependent methyltransferase, with amino-acid sequence MNSSLMEQPAPDATSRYRQDDYAVDNPNWHEEDAPWKAAHIRTILDRNSLPWRTLADIGCGTGAILEILSRQYPQSSFEGFEVSPYAHELSLKRASDNLGFSMEDAFQSGKQFDLTMAIDVIEHVENPFEFLRAMGKMSRWQVIHVPLDMSALAVGRGWVLPTARRTLGHIHYFSRDSALSLIAESGLETIDFFYTAWAIDQSYKTWKKRLAAWPRRLAFLAAPDATVRLVGGWSLMVLSRSKLP
- a CDS encoding glycosyltransferase family 4 protein, whose protein sequence is MRILIVSAFFPPFVQGGAELSARNLAAWLHANGHEVAVLTTSPAPADEARGAIVDGLKVWRIHMPRPYQVFEAAQKAGLQKSIWHLQDHFDPRNDRIMRQVLDEFVPDIVNIHVLQGIGWNTLRVIGGRNIPVVLTLHDLSLACVRMAMFKSGRECERLCAPCAFSSRAKLAFLRSVPRLGFVSPSLAILRRLAAFQPIQAWPQAHILNPNKSPSPTIGKSASRIIRFMYVGRLHESKGLYVLLQALEPLSARHEFTLTLVGTGPSEDDLKQRFGHHRWIEFAGHVSVQEVANRMAQSDLLLVPSIWFENSPGVIIEALGQGLPVMGSNAGGIPELVMHEKNGILVEAGDVRAWGAAIEAILDHPERLEAYKDSAGAAMQEFNQDTLGRQVVAFYESVRRQPA
- a CDS encoding acyltransferase family protein, translating into MTTELPKAPAPRQGQLLQLNWIRAIAALLVVAYHCEVTMVLPKYFGASTFPLFKAGHSGVQLFFVLSGFVIYLAHRRDSEADGSVVARFAAKRFRRIYPSLWIVLVPLIILSFLGFATRVPNGADVVLSLLILPVKEEVILATEWTLRHEILFYALFACFLWNRRIGFWLLVTWGVIGLPLALLDDKGWLIDFIFNNNHLLFLCGVGIAWLYIRGYSAGGPYFLFAGLIVFATTFYFAMSKQIPPNGELLLFGLGAAGIIHGACSMPFLNRKIAPLEEAGAASYALYLIHYPLISLLAKIAVKLSATIAAPRALYFVAIIAICQMAAIVFHRLIEAPVMKAPWMQRLLLSGGTTTLASGIQGTGRNVPASPSD
- a CDS encoding glycosyltransferase family 4 protein: MLDVFINGRFLSQPVSGVQRFAAEVVKAIDQLIDQRQLPDRLSGANWTLLAPSNADDRLSLKHIRIAKIGTRTGHAWDQIDLAMAARSGTLISLANSGPVLHRRHHIVLHDAQVFRHPEFFSRSYGQFHRCLGWLYARTARIITVSHFSRRELADVLKLPVDDIAVCSNSAEHLAGLPADDTILQRLGLVAGRYFLAIGSNKPNKNIDLVTRAIKSLPGDYPLVIVGGSNERVFGRNDATIDDRVIRAGHISDASMAALYGHATALVFPSLYEGFGVPPLEAMVFGCPVIVSDIAVLREVCGDAAEYCSPTDPGHLARLMRERIEKGALTDAEIARQSTRRSHYTWTSSALAMVNSI
- a CDS encoding undecaprenyl-phosphate glucose phosphotransferase gives rise to the protein MAVATYGSENYYPVVSNRRGALQRPLQIALIGSDFLALLLSYFAANGLYRLLVAEQDSSVGAGLVVAAVFVMISYFQGIYDHHRLLNTLWQLRKTLAIWIVSLTILAVEAFLLKSSADLSRGTTLLFAATGGVALGGLRVLWRIALNSSYAKGRLVDRKVVLLSLKSLDFTSSRFKDLRKHGFNVVRHFVLEPSEDGAGWDREIRDVVRQARTADAEEYLLVIDWDEMPLLQKLSQHLRVVPQPIRLLPDFPIADLVSRPFQPVSGTVAIEIQRAPLTVFERAQKRCLDIGLASFALLLLAPLLVTAAAMIKLDSLGNVIFKQSRRGFNGKPFEIWKFRSMTVAENGHTVTQATKSDVRVTRVGRVLRRTSIDELPQLWNVLRGEMSLVGPRPHALAHDNYYDPMISNYVYRHHMKPGLTGWAQVNGFRGETPTIDLMEKRVEYDVWYVSNWSIWLDIKIIFKTALALVHQEAY